ATAAACTCTCAGCAATGCAAACTCAAATAACATGGTATTGAAATGGTCACAAGAGCATTTTAGATTAAACAATTATATTGGTGCTTGCTTTGGCATTTCCAGAAATTTAACAGAAGCTAAACGGGAattgaaagtaaataaaaatgcGGCTTCATTCGCAGCATATGCAACAGAATATACTACTTATCCCCTGAAGCTTATGGTCCCTACATCCACCATTCTCAGTACTCTGTACCTTGTTACAGATCTTAAAGATTTGGATATCTTAGTCGCAGTAAAGAAATATATTCTGTTTATTCCCATTTTTTCAGTCAAAAGGCAATGAAAGATTAAACAACTTGCACTTTCTTGATATTGTCGGTATGACTTTTAATGGTCTTGGATTAAGATATTGGAAATGAACAATCAAGTCAAGAAAACTAAAGGGTATGAGGGtctgataaaaagaaaagtgaatgataataatacaaaaattaccaTGCTTCAAAAAGAAGCAAGAGTTTACCACAGCTTGTCaaataaattgttaattaaCCATGtaatattgaaatatatatatatatatatatatatatataaatatttgcaATATTCTGGACAATCCATATCTCAAGAATCAGAAGAAATACGTAGGCTTCAGCAATTGGCCAGTGCTTAGAGGCCAACAGAACCGAAAATGCAGAATCTGTATAGGCAAATCACTTTCTCCCTCTTTAATCTGTTACCACTATTTTTAGCTTCTGCAACTTTTTTCCACATTCAGCCTTAGCCAATACAACAATCCTTccatttaaaagaaataaataattgctATAGATTGAACTTCATAACAAAGTCAACCAAAAGCTACACGTCAGAGTTTTGACCATACAAAATAGTCTACAGCAGCTTCTAAAAACAATTCATTTGCTCTTAGTTAGAAACTGCTAATAGATTAGGTTAACTCGTCATCACAATACAGAATAAGTCTATAGCAGCTTCTAAAAACAATTGCTCAGATGCTCTTAGGCAGAAACTGCTAACAGCTTTGGTCCAAACCACTGTTTTAACtgcaataatttataaaataaaaaataaaaagttaaagcAACTTGATTAGTAAATGAAATTTGGATATACTCACTCCACAAATTAGGTGTCATTTAGACTATATCCAATGTCTGAACTTGCATATTCCACGACGATCTTCTGAGAAAGAGTTCCGAATAGATTGCACCATGGAACAAACTGCAGGAATATGTGCCAATTCTTCATTCTGCTCCTGCAAAATGATTCAacttcatattatttttaagctaaaacaagagagagagggaaagagagaggtttttttttttataggtaaaatgTTTTGGGAAAGAGAGATTTTATACCACTTCAGCAAGACGCTCTTCAAAACTGGCAGAATTTGCATCAACAGGCATAAATATCTTTCGATAAGCCATTCTCAGACTATTTATCTAGATCCTTGCCCAAAGGAATAAATAAGCTCTTTCAAACATGCaggttaaataataataattataatcatTTATAACTAAAGTTTAAACCATCAATATGAAATTCTACTTTATGCGAACCTCTGCAGCTGTGAATCCACGACGCCGAAGACCCTCCAAATTTAAGCCACGAAGCTCGGCTCTCTCTCCAGTCACCATCATGTACTTTGGGACATCTTGTGAAACCTTCAGGCATATGAgataaagaaaatgagattgaaagCATCCTAGAAGAATCATAATCTTTTTCATGGACAACACTTGTGAAAAGTACTTGATTCAATACAATGTTGAGGACGCTATGTAACAAGAACACTCTCATTTTGGCCTTTACACAGGTTTGAAACATCAAATACATCCTAGAAAGCCCTTCTAGAACTAACACCAGTGTCACAGTGTAGTTAGCATTTAAGTCATTAAGCCTACTCCCCCTTATGTCCATTTTAGAAACTAACACCCATGTTGGAttcataaatacataaaataagaGGGTAAGATGACAATTTAAGGTCGATTACTAAGAAATGACCATACCACAGAACCTCCACCAATAAAAGAGAACGAACCAATGTGGCAGAATTGATGAACAACGATTGCACCTGCAGTGTGAGCATAGTCCTACATTTGAAGCACTTGAATTAAATTCTAATCAGATGTAACATATGAGAAATACAATATACAAAGATGTTAAATTGAGAAGTGAACCAAGGACTTACTTCCACCATAACATGGCCAGCTAGTAGagtattgtttgcaaaaatATTGTTGTTGCCAACCTTGCAATCATGGGCTATATGACAAGATCCCATTATAAGATTATTATCACCAATAACCTGATTATGTATAATTCTAGTTAGAATATGAAGTTCTCTAAATGTTAtacaaaatttctattttgaaaatggaggaaaaaaaaaaaaaaaaaaaaaaaacggccTCAGCAACCCCATCATTACCGTCCTTTCACTTGACTTTGAAGAACGGTGGATTGAGGAATGTTCTCTGATGTCATTATTGTCGCCAATATCAAGGAAACATTCATCCCCTGGCTAAATGATAGACATATATATAAGAGGGGTATCCTGTATGAAAACATCCACATGTATATAAATTGTGACTGTAATACAGTATCCAATACATATGTCCAATACATATGAAATACAGTATCCAATatcatttcttctttttctttttttttcttttttttttgaaaaccaaaCAGAGTGTGAGAAATTTATATTAgtgaaacacaaaagaacaaaataaattaataattggaaaaaaaataatatgccATATATTATAAATAGAAAATGTACAATGATCCTTCTAGTTCTTGAAGCCAATTCCAATAAAAACCAGTCAGAAACAGTTTTTTAGTCATTAGATAATGGTCACATGATTCATAAAATTAGGCCACAATTCCAAGAAAAGCAACACTTTACATTGACAATACAAATTGGCATGGAAGCAAATGTGATTTCAATACGCTAGAACAGAGGAGTTAACACCAATGTCATTGGAAGCTAACCTTGTACTTCAAGTCTTGGCACTTAACACCTACCACAGCATGATGGCCTATAATGTTATTGCATCCCACAACTGTACGCCCAGGAAGATCATCACCAACCACAGAGCCACTGCCTGACAAGTTTAGGCACTTGATAAAATTACATCACAACGGAACAAGAACTATGCATCGCAACAATGTACCACAAAAGGTAAAACCATCACCCAAACTCACGTCATCAAAATGCAATGCTCCCCCAGTTCAGTATTTCCAAATATATGGCTCCCAGGATGTAATTGACAGCCATGCCCAAGCTTGGTAGAGGAACCAACAGTGCAGAAAGGACCAATGGAAACACCCTGCATCATCAACAGCACATTACTAACATCAACAAATCATTATGCAAGTAAACATCTAACCAGCCtgattttaagattttttgaAAAGTCCAAGTTGTCaaatatttttgataagtaaagtttattgaaaaaagggggggggggggggggttggctAGAccaaagtaaaacaaaaacagGAGAGAACTGGAAGCAAAAATTAGAAATACAAAGCTAGTGAAAACTCAAGGAATCTAGAAATTCTAGGAATCCTGAGACAGAAAATGCAATAAAGACTTTAGCAATAATATTTCATCTATGCTACACTTAATCTTGCCCCTTAAAGCATCTAGCATTCTGCTTTCTCTAAAGACACCACATGAGACACAAAAGATCTGCTTGCCATATTTCCCCATTACATCTTCGGCCTAACCACCCCTTCCAACATGCAAGCATCTCCTGCATCCACTTTGGCATCACCCAGGAAACATCAAATATAGAATATATCATAAACCACATTTCCCAAGCCACAACACAATGTAGAAATAAACTATTCACATCCTCCCCATGAATTTTACATATCAAGCACTACTCCATAATACTTAGGCTTCTCTTTCTTAAATTATCAACTATCAAAATCCTCCTAATGCCACACCCAcccacacacaccaaaaaaaaaaaaaaccctcagcAAGACATGAACTTTCCAGATGCTTTTCCATGGAAAATCTACTCCTCCCCCTCAAAATGTAGTAGTAGCACTTCACTTTGAAGCCTTTGTTTGGAAAAGGGAGCCAAACCAACTTATCAACATCCCCAAGCCAAATCTTTATTACATAAAGACCCAACAATAACTGTGCCACAGAATCTACTTCCCAATCTTGCACTGCATGAATGAACAAAAGATTCCAATAACAAAGTTCATGTCAGATCTCTACATAATCTGCCACTATGGCTCCACTATCTCTCACTATAAAAACAAACTGGGGAATCTCTCCTTAAGAATCGTCTCCCCTGGGCCCTGGCTACACTTATGCGAAAACCTAACTTTAGTACCATCTCCAACATCCTAGCTAGTGATCTGCACAAATTTGTCACAACCTCCTCTAATATACTTCTACAATCAGACCCTATATGGCCCCTCACCTCACCCAAACATCAATACTCTCCATTGGATCCATACTTTAAATCTATTACCTGTCTCAATAAAACCGTATCTTCAAATTCATAACGCCACTTACCctaaataacttcttgattccCAAGCCACCATGGCACACAGGAGGACAACAAGTATTCCAAATAACTAAGTAAAACTTCAAATTCATCCCCCAGGCCACCCCAAGGAAATTCCCTCTAAATCTTTTTCATTCTATTTGCCACACCCAAAAGCAGTGGGAAAAGAGATAAGAAATAAGCGGGAAGGCTAAATAATGTACTCTTAGAGAGGGGGAGATAACCCCCATCCGACGAGTATATTTCTTATAGCTAGCCAATCTCCTTTGCACACATTCTAAGATGGGATCCCAAATAGATTTTACTTTGAAAGGGGCTCCCTAATGTAAACCCAAATACTTCATAGGGAGAGAAGAAACATCGCATCCAAGAATTCCTGTCGAATCCTCAATATGTTGTACCTCTCCTAAACTGATTTCAAGAATTTCAATGTCACCATTTCAAAACAATGAATTCCATTTTGTATTAACAGCTACACAAACAAAGCAAATAAACAGAAGCAACCCAAATAAACCAGTTTCCCAGCCTTTTTACTAAAGCAGAACAAAGTAAtgtttgaaaaaagaaaagtaacccAAATAAACACTATAATTCAGCTTgacataaaagtttttttttttttttaatcattattagGCAGTTTCTCATAATCCAAATGCTATAGACAAAAGATTATTTCTTATTTCTCTATTCAGCACAAAATTGTGTGGATCATTTAATTGATTACCCAAAAATGTAGCACAAAGAACATTGAAGAATAAATCAAAAGtagtaaaagttaaaaaaaaacaaaaacaaaaacaaactgaTCCTgtagttttagtaaaaaatttgcttaaaaaaaaaaaaaaacctgggaTGATGAAAAATATTACCATCTATGGAATAGAACTCCATTTTCCACTTTATTAGCCAATCAAAACACTAATGCATAATAATTAGACTGAAATGCATTTTTTGTGTTCTTCTACGTTACCTTTGGGAATTTATGGTACCCACTATTATCAGAATCAATTATTTCAAGTGTTCTAAtcttaaccttttttttgtgatagataacataaaatattattaataaaaaagccAATccgagtacattggggatgtactatgggggcccaaatcaagaaccaaaattaCAACGATCAAGTAAAACATGAAGGGAAGagcaagaaaaatgagaaaagaccACACTCCAATCAAagagagtgtgcaagaaaaaataCTTAATCTCTAGTATAGAACATTCACATCCCTTGAAGCTTGTAGCATTCCTTTCACGCCAAATGCACCATATCAAACAATAAGGCACTAGTCTCCAAAAATCTATGTTGCGATGTCGCCTAAACTTACCTTGCCAAGACTCAAACAACTCAATAACCTTATGAGGCATAACCCAGTGGATACCAAACAAACAGAACACCAACGACCACAACTCACAAGCTATGGGGCAATGAATTAGAAGGTGATCCGCCGACTCCTCACATCTCttacacatataacaccaatcaagAACAAGTACACGTCTTTTACGAAGGTTGTGTGTTGTTAAGATCTTACCTAAGGAAGCAAaccatgaaaagaaaattaccCTTGGAGGAATCTTCGATTGCCATATCATTCTCCAAGGGAAGGATAAGAGAGTAGGAGggtagaaagaaagataaaaatctctaacctcaaaacctctaCTCCTTGTTGGCTTTCAACAAACCTTATCAGGACCAAATCCCCGCACCGTCAAAGAGTAGACCATACCCATAAACAGATCAAAAGATTCTTGTTTCCAATCTTGTGGTGGATGACGAAATTGAACATTCCAATGAATTCTCCTAGCAAACCAACACATAACCTCAGCCATTGAGGATTCCTTTGACCTACTAAGACAATAAGGCCCCGTTTGGTACACGAgttcaaacacatgtttttaatttttaaacaacattacacgtatttccacgtacttttttacccacacgtattttcaaaaaaattgaaaactgttgtttaaaaacacgtaccaaacgggccctaaagCTCCAGAAAAGCCTCTTGGAAAGTACAATCCCCACAGCACACATgcttccaaaacttcactctagtacCATCTCCCGCATCATACAAAAGGAGTTTAGAAAAATTCAACTAGTCACTTCTAATGAATCTCCATAGGCTAACACCATAAGCACTTGTCACCTTTTTCGTACACCAACCACCCAAAATATTCCCATATTTCGCCTCAATAACCCTCCTCCATAAAGCATCTGTCTCCATGCCATACCTCCACAGCCATTTTCCTAACAAGGCAAAATTAAAGCTTGTCAATCGTCTTATACCTAGGCCCCCAACTTGCAAAGGCTTACAAACCTTAGCCCATTTAACCAGGTGTAATTTAGATTCACCACCAATTCCACTCCACAGAAAATTTCTCTGTAATTTCTCCATACAATTTGCCACCTTTCCAAGTAAAGGCAGAAGGGAAAGAAAGTATGTAGGTAAAGACAAAAGTGTGCTTTTAATAAGAGTTACCTTATCCCTCCCAGATAAATACAGCCTCTTCCAACCTGCTAATCTCCACTCCATCTTCTCTAGCATAGGATTCTAGATTAACAAATCCTTAAACTTAGCATCTAACGGAAGGCCCAAATATTTCAAAGGAAGAGAAGATTGCCTACAACCCAACAGCCCCACCAAAGCCTCCAAATTGTGAACCACACCAACAAGAACCAACTCAAATTTTCCCAAGTTAATACTTAATCTTGATACCTCCTCAAATCTAGCAAGAATCGCCCTCAACTTAGCTATCTGAGTAGGGTTAACATCGCAAAAAATAATAGTGTTGTCCGCAAATAAAAGATGAGATGCCATCATCGATGTACCAGCCATATTACCAATAGAGAAGCTAGAGAACTGCCCAGCGGTAGCAGCCACATCCAACATACGATTCAATGTTTCCATGACAATATCAAAAGGCAACGGAGATAAAGGATCTCCTTACCGAATTCCCATAGAACTTCCAAAGAAATCAGAAGGACTACCATCGAgcaaaatggaaaatttgacAGTTGAAATGCAACACATTTCTCCATTTCTCTGAAAACCCACTACACTAAAGCATATACATTAACAAAACCCCAGCTCACATGGTCATACACCTTCTCTACATCCAACTTACACAACGCCCCTAGAATTCTTATCTTCAATCTATTATCAATACATTTTGAAGCAATTAAAACGGAGTCCAAGATTTGTCTATCTTTcacaaaaaaacattttgtgAATCAGAGATAAGCCCATTCACCACCCTTTGAAACCGATTGGCCAACACCTTAGAAATAATCTGGTAGATCCCACCAACTAATCttagcattttatttatatttatagagGAACAGTTGGGATTAAAACACTTGAAGATACATTTTTATGATCATAGTGTGTACTATTCCCTCAAAAAACAGAGGAATTAAAGAGTCTTcctcaaatttaaattaaagttgattttcaagtttcaaccccaaattaaaaaatgtgcAATGTCGTGctggaaatttttaaaaagattcCGTTTCATCTTTATTCCACGTCATGTAACATTTTAAGATGCCACATCAACACTTCAAAAAACAATTGGGGGTAAACCAATCACCTCTCTTAGATCCCACAGAAGTGGAATCTTTGTTCACTAGTACAACTTTAACACTATGTTTACTGTGTATAGATGAAATAATCTAATTGgttccttttaaaattttatgggaTGAAACCAGTCAACTAGAACTTCTTCTTCTCAGTAAATTACATTTCCTACCTCGGGGAAAATGTCAAAAacttccatttaatttctgaaGCAACACTCAGCCCCCTTGAggttattacttttttctttttttttccttatcacATATCAATCTGATTAGAGAACACAATCTAAGGCTATttcagtttaaattttttttaaaaaagtatgtATTTTAACTCAATTTGTAAACACACATAATGGTTAGAATGGTATCCGTTAATATATGGGTCAGAATCAAATTACACTCGGCGTAACTATTATCAATGTTACAtcatttaataactttttattaaattaacaTTTTGAAGATCTCAAAGTTGGATTACACACCTTCTCTTTGTTCATAACATGCGggccaaatttcaaattaaccAGATATCATTTATACTATCCAATTGTAAACTCatagtttgtttatattttaaatagcaaaaaacttgaaattttgcaagcatcaAGATTAAAGGAGACAACGAAATCCAATGGAAGGTTTGTCACATCCAATAGAACATTAGTGAGCAGTGTAATGTTTGataaaggacaaaatttggctacaaacttagttaTAGCTAGTGcctacaactccactcaataactttttattgaatgtgaattttgacaaatccatcataGAATTACATTTTCATAtcatatccttcatgcttgcaaaatttacaaaagatcaaagatcaatagctatttcattaatcaaatgtttaaatttcaagtttttgaagtctaaaattatgcattaaaaacaAGTTTATGGATCATTAGgtaaataacattcaattggctcaaaatttgacatataacACAAAGAACATGCAAGAGATAATTAGTGGGAGTTTGTATAGCCAAACTTTGTGCTTTGATAAAAGTTACAAAACACAGACACCAAAGGAAAACATCGAATACTATTACTATCAATGCATTTACTAGTAATTcgaaatcaaattcaaaacacacacacacacacacacacacataaacacaaagaaaagaaaaagaaagtaggTACCAACCTGGGAAATAAGAGCATTAGGGTGTACAATGGCAGAAGGGTGAATGAAGGTAGAGCTTGTTTgctgtgaagaagaagaagaaggttggGCAGAGAGCGTGGAGGATAAGCGCCGAAGTGAGAGTGAGGTTAGAGAATTAGTGCAGAAGAAGAAGGGCTTGCGAAGTTTCATGAGCGAGCACATGGCTTAGCGACTAGCGATAGTTGTGTCCCACTCTCCCACCTTCGGACTCGGAGAAACtaaagaaacagaaacagaaactTCCCGCTGAGATGAGAAATATGTAGTGTCTGTCTGGTACGGTTTTTCGCTCGATCTGGAGTCTAGACCCTTCTTTTTCGTCTGGAGAATCTGCTTGCTTTactgttgagttttttttttttgtagtttcgCTTTGTTGGGCGCATTATAGTGTTCCCCgttcataaataaatgaataggaAAAATTACCCTTTCCCGTTTCTCACTTTGCCTCGTGAAAAAAGTATCAAAATTCAAGACACACCATCAACccccaaatcaaatcaaatcaaaattttggtttatcATCTGTTTTGTGGTTAAATTTAACATAATTTAGCATTCAAAGATTAATTTACCAATTTAccgtttgttttgaaaaaatggGTAAATTGGCCTTTCATtacataattttgttatattttacatcaaaacaaatACTATAAGGACATTAAAACAAAGTTGTAACTTTGTAATGTTAATCATATATTTTTGTAGTTTAGGGGGTAAAGTTaattctagttagctcaactgataaagtaaTTTGTTGAAGAACATTTCTTAGTGTTAGGCGAGAGAAACATCTTTTAGGACAAACATCTTATTCTTAAGTTTCAAAGaacattttttggtgtttggcaAAAGAAACAtagttttttgttattatttattttttgatagttgGGAAATGAAGGATTTTAATCCTGAAAATAATAGTTGAAAAAACTAGGAGAAGCCGATTAAGCTACAAGATTTTGACTAAAGTTATAAATAAACTAAGCCATTCATAAATAACTCGGACTTGGTTCAATAAAAAACTCgtatatgtttttttgtttataaacaagccAAACTTAAACCTTAGTTTTAGGCTCGTTagcttgtttaataaataagTCAAATCCAAGCAAAATAAATTGCTCATGAACGTGTTCGTGAATAATAGGGTTTGTTAAAAAAACAAGATAAGGTTAGATTCATTTAGCGGCTTGGTAAAAGCATCCACATTGGTGGAGgcaaatttttagctttttagtacctaaaaaagccactttatttattttaacttacAATTTCACAATTCACTCCACACCGATAGTTCTATTTTAGCAACCACTTCTTTTaaataatctttctttattcttttttttattcttcatccttttctctctttctctctatccctctcttcctctGGTCACAACCACCCACCACCCACTGCCACCACCAACAACCCACCCACATCAacaaaccaccaccacaactctaattaaaaaaaaaacccaccaccaccaccacaaatccACCTTAACAACCACCCACATCAACAATGGCCATCAACAAACCCACCACAatccaatcaaaacccacacaACCAGCCATAACCCTATCAAAACCCACACCACCAATACCCATTGTCCAAGCTAGCCTTGCCCTCAAAGACTAGTTTCAAAAGAGAGTGTTGAGACTTTGAgtaagaggaaaagaaaagagaagacaaagaatgaagagagagaaacggagaaaatagagaatgaaGAGAGTACTGAATAAagtatagtttttatttttattttgtattgatACTAGTTTATTGTAGCTctaaagctaaaaattttacctttgcCTCCACCATTGCAGCATGCTTTttagtattggtggtgctaaaaatagcaatatgactttttagcaccaccaatactaatgctTTAAAAAGCTTGAAATGGACTCTACaaataaacacatattttattcAACCTTTAATTAATTCGAAGTTGAGACCACTTGTCCAAAACAAATAGGCTCGATAATAATCTTGATATGGACTTGATAATATACTTACATTGGATCTTTAG
This DNA window, taken from Quercus robur chromosome 2, dhQueRobu3.1, whole genome shotgun sequence, encodes the following:
- the LOC126714250 gene encoding probable acyl-[acyl-carrier-protein]--UDP-N-acetylglucosamine O-acyltransferase, mitochondrial, with amino-acid sequence MCSLMKLRKPFFFCTNSLTSLSLRRLSSTLSAQPSSSSSQQTSSTFIHPSAIVHPNALISQGVSIGPFCTVGSSTKLGHGCQLHPGSHIFGNTELGEHCILMTGSVVGDDLPGRTVVGCNNIIGHHAVVGVKCQDLKYKPGDECFLDIGDNNDIREHSSIHRSSKSSERTVIGDNNLIMGSCHIAHDCKVGNNNIFANNTLLAGHVMVEDYAHTAGAIVVHQFCHIGSFSFIGGGSVVSQDVPKYMMVTGERAELRGLNLEGLRRRGFTAAEINSLRMAYRKIFMPVDANSASFEERLAEVEQNEELAHIPAVCSMVQSIRNSFSEDRRGICKFRHWI